The Candidatus Binatia bacterium genome includes a region encoding these proteins:
- a CDS encoding glycosyltransferase: MSVPSIAAQREPLVAAAPAGALERVRVSGKFFFAGKEKLYVKAVSYGPFRPTEDGTPFPTRERVREDFRLMRELGANAFRTFTPPPIWLLDLAAEHGLRAIVGVPWAQQVCFLDDPPIMRDARRRIADAARAVGKHPAVLALFVGNETPPDIVRWHGPERVQSFLRTLYEEAKGAAPDTLVSYANFPPTEYLDLDFLDFLSFNVYLHREPDFRRYLMRLQNLAEDRPLFLSEFGIDSIREGRDKQAEILGWQVRAAFEVGAAGVTVFSWTDDWFALSWQTGGGFQVEDWAFGLVDVERKPKPSYYAVQRTFTEPLPPMPPDPPMISVVVCAYNAERTMAACLESLADCPYPNYEVIVVNDGSTDATGEIAHRFEGGRIRVIDQPNLGLSAARNVGCDAARGEIVAYTDSDCVVDPDWLTYLAYKFKEGFVAVGGPNFPPPEDTLVPSAVAVSPGGPTHVLVNDEVAEHIPGCNMAFLKSKLEEIGGFDVNYTAAGDDVDLCWRLQDAGYTIGFSPAAMVWHFRRNTVRAYLKQQMGYGKAEALLFFKHPLHFNLLGQSRWLGRIYGDLTTSFFTRRPVIYYGTFGQGLFQTLYERPASFLSYLPFTLEWNLIAAVLLLTALISGEYLIASSLPLAISVMSAANSAARAKLDPRFRGLRARLLVMLLLYLGPLVRSFERYLWRMRGTKDVERFEGAVKLRPTEVSWLRRTFQLALWSESGHEKDHLLHELMSFLAVRKYRISIDSGWNDWDIEVSRGFWTSARIAVAVENHTGSKRLLRVRVSLHSAKTGLWAFLACVGVAVLGVVLDNPDLARMGALLALLDAGTVAYQNFRLGRILLRVFGTLASRLELTPLPKEKRRTA, from the coding sequence ATGAGCGTGCCCTCGATCGCCGCGCAGCGCGAGCCGCTGGTCGCCGCGGCGCCGGCGGGCGCGCTCGAGCGCGTCCGCGTCTCGGGCAAGTTCTTCTTCGCCGGCAAGGAGAAGCTCTACGTCAAGGCGGTCTCCTACGGACCGTTCCGCCCGACGGAGGACGGCACGCCGTTCCCCACGCGCGAGCGCGTGCGCGAGGACTTCCGGCTCATGCGCGAGCTCGGCGCGAACGCCTTTCGCACCTTCACGCCGCCGCCGATCTGGCTGCTCGATCTCGCCGCGGAGCACGGCCTGCGCGCGATCGTCGGCGTGCCGTGGGCGCAGCAGGTCTGCTTCCTCGACGACCCGCCGATCATGCGCGACGCGCGCCGGCGCATCGCGGATGCGGCGCGCGCCGTCGGAAAACATCCCGCGGTGCTGGCGCTGTTCGTCGGCAACGAGACGCCGCCCGACATCGTCCGCTGGCACGGACCCGAGCGCGTGCAGAGCTTTCTCCGCACGCTCTACGAGGAGGCGAAGGGCGCCGCGCCCGACACGCTCGTCAGCTACGCGAACTTCCCGCCGACCGAGTACCTCGACCTCGACTTCCTCGATTTCCTCTCGTTCAACGTCTACCTGCACCGCGAGCCGGACTTCCGCCGCTACCTGATGCGGCTGCAGAACCTCGCCGAGGACCGGCCGCTGTTCCTCTCGGAGTTCGGCATCGACTCGATCCGCGAGGGGCGTGACAAGCAGGCGGAGATCCTCGGCTGGCAGGTGCGCGCCGCGTTCGAGGTCGGTGCCGCGGGCGTGACGGTCTTCTCGTGGACCGACGACTGGTTCGCGCTGTCCTGGCAGACCGGCGGCGGCTTCCAGGTCGAGGACTGGGCGTTCGGTCTGGTCGACGTCGAGCGCAAGCCGAAGCCGTCGTACTACGCGGTGCAGCGGACGTTCACCGAGCCGCTGCCGCCGATGCCGCCCGACCCGCCGATGATCTCGGTCGTGGTTTGCGCGTACAACGCCGAGCGCACGATGGCGGCGTGCCTCGAGTCGCTCGCCGACTGCCCGTACCCGAACTACGAGGTGATCGTCGTCAACGACGGCTCGACCGACGCGACCGGCGAGATCGCGCACCGCTTCGAGGGCGGACGCATCCGCGTCATCGACCAGCCGAACCTGGGCTTGTCGGCGGCGCGCAACGTCGGCTGCGACGCCGCGCGCGGCGAGATCGTCGCCTACACGGACTCCGACTGCGTCGTCGACCCGGACTGGCTCACGTACCTCGCGTACAAGTTCAAGGAGGGCTTCGTCGCGGTCGGCGGTCCGAACTTCCCGCCGCCGGAGGACACGCTCGTGCCGTCGGCGGTCGCGGTGTCGCCGGGCGGTCCGACGCACGTGCTGGTGAACGACGAGGTCGCGGAGCACATCCCGGGCTGCAACATGGCCTTCCTCAAGTCGAAGCTCGAGGAGATCGGCGGCTTCGACGTCAACTATACGGCGGCCGGCGACGACGTCGACCTGTGCTGGCGTCTGCAGGACGCGGGCTACACGATCGGCTTCAGCCCGGCGGCGATGGTGTGGCACTTCCGGCGCAACACCGTGCGCGCCTACCTCAAGCAGCAGATGGGCTACGGCAAGGCCGAGGCGCTGCTGTTCTTCAAGCACCCGCTGCACTTCAACCTGCTCGGGCAGTCGCGCTGGCTCGGACGCATCTACGGCGACCTGACGACGTCGTTCTTCACGCGTCGCCCGGTGATCTACTACGGCACGTTCGGGCAGGGGCTCTTCCAGACGCTCTACGAGCGTCCGGCGTCGTTCCTGAGCTACCTGCCGTTCACGCTCGAGTGGAACCTGATCGCGGCGGTGCTGCTGCTCACGGCGCTGATCTCGGGCGAGTACCTGATCGCGTCGTCGCTGCCGCTCGCGATCTCGGTGATGTCGGCCGCGAACAGCGCCGCGCGCGCGAAGCTCGACCCGCGCTTCCGCGGGCTGCGCGCGCGCCTGCTCGTGATGCTGCTGCTCTACCTCGGACCGCTGGTGCGCAGCTTCGAGCGCTACCTGTGGCGCATGCGCGGCACGAAGGACGTCGAGCGCTTCGAGGGGGCCGTGAAGCTGCGTCCGACCGAGGTCTCGTGGCTGCGGCGCACCTTCCAGCTCGCGCTGTGGAGCGAGAGCGGCCACGAGAAGGATCACCTGCTGCACGAGCTGATGTCGTTCCTCGCCGTGCGCAAGTACCGCATCTCGATCGACTCGGGCTGGAACGACTGGGACATCGAGGTGTCGCGCGGCTTCTGGACGTCGGCGCGGATCGCGGTCGCGGTCGAGAACCACACGGGCTCGAAGCGTCTGCTGCGCGTGCGCGTGTCGCTGCACAGCGCGAAGACCGGGCTCTGGGCGTTCCTCGCCTGCGTCGGCGTCGCGGTGCTCGGCGTCGTGCTCGACAACCCGGACCTCGCCCGCATGGGCGCCCTGCTGGCGCTGCTCGATGCGGGGACGGTCGCCTACCAGAACTTCCGCCTTGGCCGCATCCTGCTTCGCGTCTTCGGGACGCTCGCGAGCCGGCTCGAGCTGACGCCGCTGCCCAAGGAGAAGAGGCGCACCGCGTGA
- a CDS encoding MOSC domain-containing protein produces MRVGSVKEIWRYPVKSMAGERLARTDVGMQGLAGDRGWAVRDEQRGGIRGAKKIPDLMRCAARYLGEPTLARAGDVEMRLPDGGIVRSDAPDVHERLSAALGTPVTLWPLQPADKLDHYRRGAPTHDDLEQELRSMFGLEPDEPLPDLSGLPPELYEFESPPGTYFDAFPLLLLTEASLAHLQSLLPDSQIDVRRFRPNFLIATPDAEPSFVESAWTGRRLRIGGMVAEATIHCMRCVMTTLPFDDLPKDPRIMRTLVRDAKQCLGVYARVVEPGQVTQGDPVELL; encoded by the coding sequence ATGCGCGTCGGCAGCGTGAAGGAGATCTGGCGCTACCCCGTCAAGTCGATGGCGGGCGAGCGTCTCGCACGAACGGACGTCGGGATGCAGGGGCTCGCGGGCGACCGCGGCTGGGCCGTGCGCGACGAGCAGCGCGGCGGCATCCGCGGCGCGAAGAAGATCCCCGACCTGATGCGCTGCGCGGCGCGTTACCTCGGCGAGCCGACGCTCGCACGCGCGGGCGACGTCGAGATGCGCCTGCCGGACGGCGGCATCGTGCGCAGCGACGCGCCCGACGTCCACGAGCGCCTCAGCGCGGCGCTCGGCACGCCGGTCACGCTGTGGCCGCTGCAGCCCGCGGACAAGCTCGACCACTACCGCCGCGGCGCTCCGACGCACGACGACCTCGAGCAGGAGCTCCGCTCGATGTTCGGCCTCGAGCCCGACGAGCCGCTGCCGGACCTCTCCGGGCTGCCGCCCGAGCTGTACGAGTTCGAGTCGCCGCCGGGGACCTACTTCGACGCCTTCCCGCTGCTGCTGCTGACCGAGGCGTCGCTCGCCCACCTGCAGAGCCTCTTGCCCGACTCGCAGATCGACGTGCGCCGCTTCCGGCCGAACTTCCTGATCGCGACGCCGGACGCCGAGCCGAGCTTCGTCGAGAGCGCCTGGACGGGACGTCGCTTGCGGATCGGCGGCATGGTCGCCGAGGCGACGATCCACTGCATGCGCTGCGTGATGACCACGCTGCCGTTCGACGACCTGCCGAAGGACCCGCGCATCATGCGCACGCTGGTGCGCGACGCGAAGCAGTGCCTCGGGGTCTACGCGCGCGTCGTCGAGCCGGGACAGGTCACGCAAGGCGACCCGGTCGAGCTCCTCTAG
- a CDS encoding tetratricopeptide repeat protein: MQHSPLAGKRIGFTGRLLSCDRRLARELVRNAGGRVARGRSLDYLVLGNGGRATAVAAERTLTEAQFLNLVCASTSDPLPDPPELNDLVPARHAARLYPRVTWARRQSLARRGLINPVQLPNGVGYRFADLRVLRQVDELLGAGLTLSQVIQRLAPKLRGQLEFRFPMAAIKPKPRRMDVRPDAESADAWFDVGFWADRDRSSYPTAIAAYQRALKIDPTHVPSLINLGNIYYELGEFSRAREMYARATVLDSENPRTHFNLGNACDEMGDLLGATRAYRRAIALWPGYADAHFNLALVAEKLSSWALARKHWERFLELEPGSEWAAVARSHLADVKRAQPARRKSSAETEPR, translated from the coding sequence GTGCAGCATTCGCCGCTAGCGGGTAAACGAATCGGCTTCACCGGGCGCCTGCTGTCCTGTGATCGGCGCCTCGCACGCGAGCTGGTGCGCAACGCGGGTGGACGCGTCGCGCGCGGACGCTCGCTCGACTACCTCGTGCTCGGCAACGGCGGACGCGCGACCGCCGTCGCCGCCGAGCGAACGCTCACCGAGGCGCAGTTCCTGAATCTGGTGTGCGCCTCGACCTCCGATCCGTTGCCCGATCCGCCCGAGCTCAACGACCTCGTCCCGGCCCGTCACGCGGCGCGGCTGTATCCGCGCGTCACCTGGGCGCGCCGCCAGAGCCTCGCGCGCCGCGGTCTGATCAACCCCGTGCAGCTGCCGAACGGCGTCGGCTACCGCTTCGCCGACCTGCGCGTCCTGCGTCAGGTCGACGAGCTGCTCGGTGCTGGCTTGACGCTCTCGCAGGTCATCCAGCGACTCGCGCCGAAGCTGCGCGGCCAGCTCGAGTTCCGCTTCCCGATGGCGGCGATCAAGCCGAAGCCGCGCCGGATGGACGTGCGGCCCGACGCCGAGTCCGCCGACGCGTGGTTCGACGTCGGCTTCTGGGCCGATCGCGACCGCTCGAGCTACCCGACCGCGATCGCCGCGTACCAGCGCGCGCTCAAGATCGATCCGACGCACGTGCCGTCGCTGATCAACCTCGGCAACATCTACTACGAGCTCGGCGAGTTCTCGCGCGCGCGGGAGATGTACGCGCGCGCGACCGTGCTCGACTCGGAGAACCCGCGGACGCACTTCAACCTGGGCAACGCCTGCGACGAGATGGGCGACCTGCTCGGCGCGACGCGCGCGTACCGCCGCGCGATCGCGCTCTGGCCGGGCTACGCCGACGCGCACTTCAACCTCGCGCTGGTCGCCGAGAAGCTCTCGAGCTGGGCGCTCGCGCGCAAGCACTGGGAGCGCTTCCTCGAGCTCGAGCCGGGCAGCGAGTGGGCCGCGGTCGCGCGCTCGCACCTCGCGGACGTGAAGCGGGCGCAGCCGGCGCGCCGCAAGTCCTCCGCCGAAACCGAGCCGCGCTGA
- a CDS encoding glycosyltransferase family 2 protein — protein MRSVPHATQARDDAQHRSPTTEATPCPAPARGVSVVVPVYDSATILPRLVERLAPVLRAVARDYELILVNDGSRDASWSVIEELARTHDWVRGIDLMRNYGQHNALLCGIRAARHEVVVTMDDDLQHPPEEIPRLLAELDRGHDVVYGAPLHEQHGFLRDVASRVTKLALAQTMGAPIARKVSAFRALRTRLRDAFAAYDGFFVSIDVLLTWGTTRFSAVPVEHAPRQDGTSNYTFRKLVTHAMNMMTGFSVFPLQIASLVGFGFTLFGLAVLAYVIGRYLIQGSSVPGFPFLASVIAIFSGAQLFALGIIGEYLARVHFRTMNRPPYTVRSLSEPASAETTASAASTTDGSAASPRR, from the coding sequence ATGCGTTCCGTCCCGCACGCGACGCAGGCCCGCGACGATGCGCAGCACCGCTCGCCGACCACGGAGGCGACGCCCTGCCCCGCTCCCGCCCGCGGCGTCTCGGTCGTCGTCCCGGTCTACGACAGCGCGACCATCCTGCCGCGGCTCGTCGAGCGGCTCGCGCCGGTGCTGCGCGCGGTCGCGCGCGACTACGAGCTGATCCTGGTCAACGACGGCAGCCGCGACGCGAGCTGGAGCGTCATCGAGGAGCTCGCCCGCACGCACGACTGGGTGCGCGGCATCGACCTGATGCGCAACTACGGTCAGCACAACGCGCTCCTCTGCGGGATCCGCGCGGCGCGCCACGAGGTCGTCGTCACCATGGACGACGACCTGCAGCACCCGCCCGAGGAGATCCCGCGGCTGCTCGCCGAGCTCGACCGCGGCCACGACGTGGTCTACGGCGCGCCGCTGCACGAGCAGCACGGCTTCCTGCGCGACGTCGCCTCGCGCGTCACCAAGCTCGCGCTCGCGCAGACCATGGGCGCGCCGATCGCGCGAAAGGTGAGCGCGTTCCGCGCGCTGCGCACGCGGCTGCGCGACGCGTTCGCCGCCTACGACGGCTTCTTCGTCTCGATCGACGTGCTGCTCACCTGGGGCACGACGCGCTTCTCCGCGGTCCCCGTCGAGCACGCGCCGCGGCAGGACGGCACGTCGAACTACACCTTCCGCAAGCTCGTCACGCACGCGATGAACATGATGACGGGCTTCAGCGTCTTCCCGCTGCAGATCGCGAGCCTGGTCGGCTTCGGCTTCACGCTCTTCGGGCTCGCGGTGCTCGCGTACGTGATCGGGCGCTACCTGATCCAGGGCAGCAGCGTGCCGGGCTTTCCGTTCCTCGCCTCGGTGATCGCGATCTTCTCGGGCGCGCAGCTCTTCGCGCTCGGCATCATCGGCGAGTACCTCGCGCGCGTGCACTTCCGGACGATGAACCGTCCGCCGTACACGGTGCGCTCGCTCAGCGAGCCGGCGTCGGCGGAGACGACTGCGTCGGCGGCGTCAACCACAGATGGAAGCGCAGCTTCACCTCGGCGGTGA
- a CDS encoding HRDC domain-containing protein, with amino-acid sequence MTKPLWIDDAEGLERLVDTVVSEPAYGLDTEFHRERTYFPHLALVQLSWSSGIAVIDPIAVDVAPLRRLLESPGLMICHAAEQDLEVLWLACGTRPSRLFDTQIAAAFVGLGFAALGRLVTALTGATLAKGDRLTDWTRRPLDESQIAYAAADVEHLLPMHRALVERARAAGTLAWIEEECENLRLKVAGPPEAETAWWRIKGSRSLRGKARGVAQEVAAWRERVAMARDIPPRFVLPDLALAGIVQRPPRTREQLAKVRGLEPRHVRGAIADEIFAAIERGLALDPKDLRLPARGEPPVDEDVGPSVALGLALIAQIAAQRRIEPSLLGTRADVQLLAAGRRTGRLSTGWRAELAGTALRRLLAGEAALTGDGNGGVRLLEVERGPGDDARGVPAAE; translated from the coding sequence GTGACGAAGCCGCTGTGGATCGACGACGCGGAGGGGCTCGAGCGGCTCGTCGACACCGTCGTCTCCGAGCCCGCCTATGGGCTCGACACCGAGTTCCACCGCGAGCGGACGTACTTCCCGCACCTCGCGCTGGTGCAGCTCTCGTGGTCGTCGGGCATCGCCGTGATCGACCCGATCGCGGTCGACGTGGCGCCGCTGCGACGCCTGCTCGAGAGCCCCGGGCTGATGATCTGCCACGCGGCGGAGCAGGACCTCGAGGTGCTGTGGCTCGCCTGCGGCACGCGACCGAGCCGGCTGTTCGACACGCAGATCGCGGCCGCGTTCGTCGGCCTCGGCTTCGCGGCGCTCGGCCGCCTGGTGACGGCGCTCACCGGCGCCACGCTCGCGAAGGGCGACCGCCTCACGGACTGGACGCGCCGCCCGCTCGACGAGAGCCAGATCGCGTACGCGGCGGCGGACGTCGAGCACCTGCTGCCGATGCACCGTGCGCTGGTCGAGCGCGCGCGCGCCGCCGGCACGCTCGCCTGGATCGAGGAGGAGTGCGAGAACCTGCGCCTCAAGGTCGCTGGTCCGCCGGAGGCCGAGACGGCCTGGTGGCGGATCAAGGGTAGCCGCAGCCTGCGCGGCAAGGCGCGCGGGGTCGCGCAGGAGGTGGCGGCCTGGCGCGAGCGGGTCGCGATGGCGCGCGACATCCCGCCGCGCTTCGTGCTACCGGACCTGGCGCTCGCCGGCATCGTGCAGCGTCCGCCGCGGACGCGCGAGCAGCTCGCCAAGGTCCGCGGCCTCGAGCCGCGGCACGTGCGGGGTGCGATCGCGGACGAGATCTTCGCGGCGATCGAGCGCGGGCTCGCGCTCGATCCGAAGGACCTGCGCCTGCCGGCGCGCGGCGAGCCGCCGGTCGACGAGGACGTCGGTCCGAGCGTCGCGCTGGGGCTCGCCCTGATCGCGCAGATCGCGGCCCAGCGTCGCATCGAGCCGTCGCTGCTCGGCACCCGGGCCGACGTGCAGCTGCTCGCGGCGGGACGGCGCACCGGTCGTCTGAGCACCGGCTGGCGGGCCGAGCTCGCCGGCACGGCGTTACGTCGGCTGCTCGCCGGCGAGGCGGCGCTGACCGGCGACGGCAACGGCGGCGTGCGGCTGCTCGAGGTCGAGCGCGGTCCCGGCGACGACGCGCGCGGCGTGCCGGCCGCCGAGTGA
- a CDS encoding GNAT family N-acetyltransferase gives MAALVERLAWDSDFFGRPIGRARIERLDEATADRLLDEARAAGLECVYFAAAADDLATLLVAEARGFHLVDVRVVFERSTATPLPSCAEDERYVLEPARADELPRLERIAEQVSRVSRYAFDPRFPTGDVERLYRTWIRNALGGSADAVLVAREAPGAEALGFACCKLHGELCDLELVGVDEPYRQRRGGRALVAEVVRWAQAHGAKRVQVVTQAHNVAAQRLYQRLGFLTAEVKLRFHLWLTPPTQSSPPTPAR, from the coding sequence ATGGCGGCGCTCGTCGAACGACTCGCCTGGGACTCGGACTTCTTCGGCCGTCCGATCGGACGCGCGCGGATCGAACGTCTCGACGAGGCGACCGCCGATCGTCTTCTGGACGAGGCGCGCGCGGCCGGCCTCGAGTGCGTGTACTTCGCCGCCGCGGCGGACGACCTCGCGACGCTGCTCGTCGCCGAGGCGCGCGGCTTTCACCTGGTCGACGTGCGCGTGGTCTTCGAGCGCTCGACGGCGACGCCGCTACCGAGCTGCGCGGAAGACGAGCGCTACGTCCTCGAGCCGGCGCGTGCGGACGAGCTCCCGCGCCTCGAGCGGATCGCGGAGCAGGTGTCGCGCGTGAGCCGCTACGCCTTCGACCCGCGCTTTCCGACCGGCGACGTCGAGCGTCTCTACCGGACCTGGATCCGCAACGCGCTCGGCGGCTCGGCCGACGCGGTGCTGGTGGCGCGCGAGGCCCCGGGCGCGGAGGCGCTGGGCTTCGCCTGCTGCAAGCTGCACGGCGAGCTGTGCGATCTGGAGCTCGTCGGCGTCGACGAGCCGTACCGCCAGCGCAGGGGCGGCCGCGCGCTGGTCGCCGAGGTCGTGCGCTGGGCGCAGGCCCACGGCGCGAAGCGCGTGCAGGTCGTCACCCAGGCGCACAACGTCGCGGCGCAGCGGCTCTACCAGCGGCTCGGCTTCCTCACCGCCGAGGTGAAGCTGCGCTTCCATCTGTGGTTGACGCCGCCGACGCAGTCGTCTCCGCCGACGCCGGCTCGCTGA
- a CDS encoding lytic transglycosylase domain-containing protein has product MQQPQPAVATATKAANEATSTVERPEAEVVRERLFAAVSRCRPTLNRSERARIAEAIHQEAERHGYDPMFVMAMVEVESTCSPTANSPRGAVGLTQLRPSTAKAVAKEVGVPWQGRTTLVHPVLNVRLGLSYLTQLLEQFGDPYLAMAAYNMGPTRVSSMPKHRARGSRYVKKILARYQGLLDEHA; this is encoded by the coding sequence GTGCAGCAGCCGCAGCCCGCGGTCGCGACCGCGACGAAGGCCGCAAACGAGGCGACCTCGACCGTCGAGCGGCCGGAGGCGGAGGTGGTCCGCGAGCGCCTGTTCGCCGCGGTTTCGCGCTGCCGGCCGACGCTGAACCGCTCGGAGCGCGCCCGCATCGCCGAGGCGATCCATCAGGAGGCCGAGCGCCACGGCTACGACCCGATGTTCGTGATGGCGATGGTCGAGGTCGAGAGCACCTGCTCGCCGACCGCCAACAGCCCGCGCGGCGCGGTCGGCCTGACGCAGCTCCGGCCGTCCACGGCCAAGGCCGTCGCCAAGGAGGTCGGGGTGCCCTGGCAGGGGCGCACGACGCTCGTCCACCCGGTGCTCAACGTCCGGCTCGGGCTCAGCTACCTGACCCAGCTCCTCGAGCAGTTCGGCGACCCGTACCTCGCGATGGCGGCCTACAACATGGGCCCGACGCGGGTCTCGAGCATGCCGAAGCACCGCGCGCGCGGCTCGCGCTACGTGAAGAAGATCCTCGCTCGCTACCAGGGCCTGCTCGACGAGCACGCCTGA
- the rffA gene encoding dTDP-4-amino-4,6-dideoxygalactose transaminase, with amino-acid sequence MSERDSPDASAGGYRIPFHRSSLVGRELEYIAHAMRIGQIAGDQEYSRRCHEFLEATLGVRRALLTTSCTHALEIAALLLELEPGDEVVVPSFTFVSTANAFVLHGARPRFVDIRPDTLNLDERLLEGCIGPRTRAVVPVHYAGVACEMDPILELADRRGFAVIEDNAHGLFGKYRGRHLGTLGHLATQSFHETKNVTCGEGGALLINDPGYIERAEILREKGTDRSRFFRGEVDRYRWVDVGSSYLMSDVLAAFLYGQLCEWRTIQERRAHLWSRYHEGLAAWAAEHGVRTPIVPPDREQTYHMYYLLLPSCDARTRLIARLKERGILAVFHYLPLHLSPMGRKLGGRPGDCPVAEDVSERLLRLPMFVSLTDAEQDEVIDTVCSFREL; translated from the coding sequence GTGAGCGAGCGCGACTCGCCGGACGCGAGCGCGGGCGGCTACCGCATCCCGTTCCATCGCTCGTCGCTCGTCGGACGCGAGCTCGAGTACATCGCGCACGCGATGCGGATCGGGCAGATCGCGGGCGATCAGGAGTACTCGCGCCGCTGCCACGAGTTTCTCGAAGCGACGCTCGGCGTGCGGCGCGCGCTGCTCACCACCTCGTGCACGCACGCGCTCGAGATCGCGGCGCTGCTCCTCGAGCTCGAGCCCGGCGACGAGGTCGTCGTGCCGTCGTTCACCTTCGTCTCGACCGCGAACGCCTTCGTGCTGCACGGCGCACGCCCGCGCTTCGTCGACATCCGACCCGACACGCTGAACCTCGACGAGCGCCTGCTCGAGGGATGCATCGGTCCGCGCACGCGCGCCGTCGTGCCGGTGCACTACGCGGGCGTCGCGTGCGAGATGGATCCGATCCTCGAGCTCGCCGATCGACGCGGCTTCGCGGTGATCGAGGACAACGCGCACGGTCTCTTCGGCAAGTACCGCGGACGTCACCTGGGAACGCTCGGGCACCTCGCGACGCAGAGCTTTCACGAAACCAAGAACGTCACCTGCGGCGAGGGCGGCGCGCTGCTGATCAACGACCCGGGCTACATCGAGCGCGCCGAGATCCTGCGCGAGAAGGGCACCGACCGCAGCCGCTTCTTCCGCGGCGAGGTCGACCGCTACCGCTGGGTCGACGTCGGCTCGAGCTACCTGATGTCGGACGTGCTCGCGGCGTTCCTGTACGGGCAGCTCTGCGAGTGGCGAACGATCCAGGAGCGTCGCGCGCATCTCTGGTCGCGCTACCACGAAGGGCTCGCCGCGTGGGCGGCGGAGCACGGGGTGCGCACGCCGATCGTGCCGCCGGACCGCGAGCAGACGTACCACATGTACTACCTGCTGCTGCCGTCGTGTGACGCGCGCACGCGCCTGATCGCGCGGCTCAAGGAGCGCGGCATCCTTGCCGTGTTCCACTACCTGCCGCTGCACCTCTCGCCGATGGGCCGCAAGCTCGGCGGGCGACCCGGAGATTGCCCGGTCGCGGAGGACGTCAGCGAGCGGCTGCTGCGTCTGCCGATGTTCGTGTCGCTGACCGACGCCGAGCAGGACGAGGTCATCGACACGGTGTGCTCGTTCCGCGAGCTTTGA